CGATTTACTGGCCAAAGCAGGCGAGCTGCAACAAGAGCTTGAAGCGGGCGATTTTTATGATCTGGAAACAACGATTCAAACTGTTGCTGAAGGCCTTGGGATTACAGCAATGGGGATGGATCATCCTGTTGAAGCATTGTCTGGCGGCCAGCGATCGAAGTTAATCTTGGCAAAATTGTTACTTGAAAAGCCGGATATGTTGCTCCTGGACGAACCGACAAACTATCTTGATGTGTCGCATATTGCCTGGCTAACGGACTGGCTCCAAAATTTTGAGGGCGCGTTTATCGTGATCTCACATGATTTTGATTTTCTAGAAAATGTAACCAATGCTGTCTTAGATATTGAGTTCGGGCAAATCACAAAATACACCGGAACGTTAAAACAAGCCATGCGCCAAAAAGAGGCCGATCATGAGACTTATTTGAAGGCTTTTGCCAAGCAGCAAGAGACGATTAAGAAAACTGAGGCGTTTATTCGGAAGTTTAAGGCAGGCACGCGCGCCACGATGGCTAAAAGCCGTGAAAAGCAGCTGGCGCGAATGGACAAATTGACGCCTCCTGGGACGCGATCCAAGGCGCATTTGGCGTTTCCGTATGCGCCTGTTAATCGACAAATCTTGGTGGATGTTAACGATTTGGTTGTTGGCTATGACAAGCCATTATTACAACCAATGAACTTTTCGGTTGCAAAAGATCAGATCATTGCTTTCGAAGGCTTCAATGGTGTCGGAAAATCGACGTTGTTAAAAACATTGCTCGGTCTTTTACCGGCGATCAGTGGCAACGTTGAAATAGCTGACAATGTTGTTTTTGGCTACTATGAACAAGAGTTGCACTGGGATCAACCTAAACAAAGCCCAGTGCAGTATTTGGAGCAACGGTTCCCAGCGCTCACGCAGAAAACCGTTCGACAGGTCTTATCACGCACTGCACTGACCAGTGAAGAGGCGAACAATCCTCTGACGATGTTGTCAGGGGGCGAACAGGCTAAGGTCAAGTTGGCTGACCTAATGCTCCAAACGACTAATATTCTAGTGATGGACGAGCCGACGAATCATTTGGACGACGACACCAAAAACGCTTTGCGTGAAGGCTTGCAACAATATCCTGGCGCAGTTTTACTAGTTTCCCATGAAGCTGGCTTCTATGATAGTTCCTGGGTTGACACAGTTGTGAACGTTGAACAGTTGCAAGTTAAAGCCTAACGTTTCGAAAAAATCGACGGGCATGACCATCAATGATGTTTATGCTGTTATCTATAAAAAGACTTGCTGCTGTATGAACGTTCATACTGGCAGCAAGTCTTTTTTAGTCGAAATTTGGATAATTCGGTTTGTGTTTCGAGCATACTGAATGGGTGGTGATTAAACATGCCAGACCAGTTGGGTATAAGTATAAGTCAACCGATCAGTCACCTGAACATGCGTATTCTCATGGCCGGTGATGGTCTTGGCAAGGCTGGCAACAGTTTTAAGACCAATTGGTGTCGCCAGATCCGGTAACAAGTCGCTTAAAGTTGTTTGCTCTTCAATTTCGTATGTCAAAGAATGAATTTGAAAAGGTATCCGTTGCGCTGTCAGCCAAACTTTGAATCTTGTCATCCGGGCGGGGTCCGCCTGATAAACTGGTGGTAGCTGCAATCCTAAAAGCGAGGCCGCTTGTTCAAGCAAAGCGTCAGACTGTGCAGTTTGAAAGTTAAGCACCACGGTTTGGTTAGCCCAGTTCATCAGCATTTTTAGGTC
This genomic window from Lacticaseibacillus paracasei subsp. paracasei contains:
- a CDS encoding ABC-F family ATP-binding cassette domain-containing protein, with the translated sequence MSVLTVTGLSQRFLDKVLYQDASFQVNIEDHLGVIGQNGVGKSTLIKILTGALTPDAGKIVWQKHLHVGYLDQYANLVPGQTVIEFLRTAFSDLYRKEAKMNQIYADYANHPDDDLLAKAGELQQELEAGDFYDLETTIQTVAEGLGITAMGMDHPVEALSGGQRSKLILAKLLLEKPDMLLLDEPTNYLDVSHIAWLTDWLQNFEGAFIVISHDFDFLENVTNAVLDIEFGQITKYTGTLKQAMRQKEADHETYLKAFAKQQETIKKTEAFIRKFKAGTRATMAKSREKQLARMDKLTPPGTRSKAHLAFPYAPVNRQILVDVNDLVVGYDKPLLQPMNFSVAKDQIIAFEGFNGVGKSTLLKTLLGLLPAISGNVEIADNVVFGYYEQELHWDQPKQSPVQYLEQRFPALTQKTVRQVLSRTALTSEEANNPLTMLSGGEQAKVKLADLMLQTTNILVMDEPTNHLDDDTKNALREGLQQYPGAVLLVSHEAGFYDSSWVDTVVNVEQLQVKA
- a CDS encoding class I SAM-dependent methyltransferase, coding for MTEDQAFWNAFAPDYAAAEQASRLPIAHDVIAWLRSTQLLPAHSAVDLAAGTGRYAVQMMPWVQELTLIDWSSAMLAFAKERMNQQVDTKAQFIVADWRKLHKPLNADMLFVSQLPTLKPQDLKMLMNWANQTVVLNFQTAQSDALLEQAASLLGLQLPPVYQADPARMTRFKVWLTAQRIPFQIHSLTYEIEEQTTLSDLLPDLATPIGLKTVASLAKTITGHENTHVQVTDRLTYTYTQLVWHV